The following are from one region of the Gossypium hirsutum isolate 1008001.06 chromosome D03, Gossypium_hirsutum_v2.1, whole genome shotgun sequence genome:
- the LOC107962010 gene encoding homeobox-leucine zipper protein REVOLUTA encodes MAMAVAQHRVSTSGSSSINKHLDASGKYVRYTAEQVEALERVYAECPKPSSLRRQQLIRECPILSNIEPKQIKVWFQNRRCREKQRKESSRLQTVNRKLSAMNKLLMEENDRLQKQVSQLVCENGYMRQQLHTVNASATDASCDSVVTTPQHSLRDPTNPAGLLSIAEETLAEFLSKATGTAVDWVQMPGMKPGPDSVGIIAISQSCSGVAARACGLVSLEPTKIAEILKDRPSWLRDCRNLEVFTMFPAGSGGTIELVYTQMFAPTTLAPARDFWTLRYTTTLENGSFVVCERSLSGSGAGPSTAAAAQFVRAEVLPSGYLIRPCEGGGSIIHIVDHLNLEAWSVPEVLRPLYESSKVIAQKMTIAALRYVKQIAQETSGEVVYSMGRQPAVLRTFSQRLSRGFNDAINGFNDDGWSIMNCDGNEDVIIAINSSKSFSCTSNPNNALPFVGGVLCAKASMLLQNVPPAVLVRFLREHRSEWADFNVDAYTAASLKAGTYAYPGMRPTRFTGSQIIMPLGHTIEHEEILEVIRLEGHSLVQEDAFVSRDIHLLQICSGIDENAVGACSELVFAPIDEMFPDDAPLIPSGFRIIPLESKPSDTQDSLTTNRTLDLTSSLEVGPATNHSSGDVPSSQNSRSVLTIAFQFPFDSSLQDNVATMARQYVRSVISSVQRVAMAISPSGLSADVGPKLSPGSPEALTLAQWICQSYSYHIGAELLRSESLGSDSILKNLWQHQDAILCCSLKSLPVFIFANQAGLDMLETTLVSLQDITLDKIFDEPGRKALCSDFAKLMQQGYAYFPAGICMSTMGRHVSYEQAVAWKVLEADESTVHCLAFSFVNWSFV; translated from the exons ATGGCTATGGCGGTGGCCCAACACAGGGTGAGCACCAGTGGTAGTAGCAGCATCAACAAACATCTTGATGCCTCAGGCAAGTATGTTAGGTACACAGCTGAGCAAGTTGAAGCCTTGGAACGAGTCTATGCTGAGTGCCCCAAGCCAAGTTCTTTGCGTAGGCAACAGTTGATAAGGGAATGCCCCATTCTTTCCAACATTGAACCTAAACAGATCAAAGTTTGGTTTCAAAATCGCag GTGTAGAGAGAAGCAAAGGAAAGAGTCTTCAAGGTTGCAGACTGTAAATAGAAAATTATCAGCAATGAACAAGCTATTGATGGAGGAGAATGACCGGTTGCAAAAACAGGTTTCTCAGCTGGTTTGTGAGAATGGTTATATGAGGCAACAATTGCACACTGTAAAT GCATCGGCAACTGATGCAAGCTGTGACTCTGTGGTTACCACTCCTCAGCATTCACTAAGGGATCCCACTAACCCTGCTGG ACTCCTCTCGATTGCAGAGGAGACCTTGGCAGAGTTCCTTTCCAAGGCTACAGGAACTGCTGTCGATTGGGTCCAGATGCCTGGGATGAAG CCTGGTCCGGATTCGGTTGGGATAATTGCCATTTCccaaagttgtagtggagtggcaGCTCGAGCCTGCGGTCTTGTAAGTTTAGAACCTACAAAG ATTGCAGAGATTCTAAAGGATCGTCCTTCTTGGTTACGGGACTGCCGGAACCTCGAAGTTTTCACAATGTTTCCAGCTGGCAGTGGTGGAACAATCGAGCTTGTATACACACAG ATGTTTGCCCCAACTACGCTGGCTCCTGCAAGGGACTTTTGGACTCTAAGATACACTACAACGTTAGAGAATGGCAGTTTCGTG GTCTGCGAGAGATCCCTTTCCGGATCTGGTGCTGGCCCGAGTACAGCTGCGGCAGCTCAATTTGTGAGAGCCGAAGTGCTTCCTAGTGGGTATTTGATTAGACCATGTGAAGGTGGAGGGTCAATCATCCATATTGTTGACCACCTAAATCTCGAG GCATGGAGTGTGCCGGAGGTGCTGCGCCCACTGTACGAATCATCAAAAGTAATTGCTCAGAAAATGACAATTGCG GCTCTGCGCTATGTTAAGCAAATTGCTCAGGAGACAAGTGGTGAGGTAGTTTACAGTATGGGAAGGCAACCAGCTGTCCTAAGAACTTTTAGCCAAAGATTAAGCAG AGGCTTTAATGACGCAATAAACGGATTCAACGATGACGGCTGGTCGATAATGAATTGTGATGGTAATGAGGATGTGATAATTGCAATTAATTCAAGCAAGAGCTTTAGCTGCACTTCAAATCCCAACAATGCTCTTCCCTTTGTCGGGGGGGTTCTGTGTGCAAAGGCATCCATGCTGCTTCAA AATGTTCCACCTGCTGTGTTAGTGCGATTCCTAAGAGAGCACCGCTCGGAGTGGGCCGATTTCAATGTTGATGCATATACTGCTGCATCATTGAAGGCCGGAACATATGCATATCCTGGAATGAGACCTACGAGGTTTACTGGTAGTCAGATTATCATGCCACTTGGTCACACGATTGAACATGAAGAG ATACTTGAAGTTATTAGACTCGAAGGCCATTCCCTTGTACAAGAAGATGCCTTCGTATCAAGAGATATTCACCTATTGCAG ATATGCAGTGGAATCGATGAGAATGCTGTTGGAGCATGTTCGGAGCTTGTCTTTGCTCCGATCGATGAGATGTTTCCAGATGATGCTCCCTTAATACCTTCTGGATTCCGAATTATTCCATTGGAGTCAAAACCA TCTGATACACAGGATTCGTTGACCACAAATCGGACTTTGGATCTGACTTCAAGTCTTGAAGTGGGGCCGGCTACAAACCATTCTTCTGGAGATGTTCCGTCATCTCAGAACTCGCGATCAGTGTTGACGATTGCCTTCCAGTTTCCCTTTGATAGCAGTCTTCAGGATAATGTTGCAACCATGGCACGCCAGTATGTCCGTAGTGTCATTTCTTCTGTGCAACGGGTTGCGATGGCCATATCTCCATCCGGATTGAGCGCGGATGTAGGACCAAAGCTATCTCCAGGCTCTCCCGAAGCACTTACACTAGCTCAGTGGATCTGCCAGAGCTACAG TTATCATATAGGGGCAGAATTGTTGAGATCCGAATCACTTGGCAGTGACTCGATATTGAAGAATCTCTGGCAACATCAGGATGCAATATTGTGTTGTTCATTGAAG TCGCTACCGGTTTTCATCTTTGCAAATCAAGCTGGTCTTGACATGCTCGAAACAACCCTAGTATCCCTACAAGACATCACACTCGATAAAATATTCGATGAACCTGGACGCAAGGCATTGTGCTCCGACTTCGCCAAGTTGATGCAGCAG GGATATGCATACTTTCCGGCGGGAATCTGCATGTCGACAATGGGACGACATGTTTCGTATGAACAAGCTGTTGCTTGGAAAGTACTTGAAGCTGATGAGAGCACTGTCCATTGCTTGGCCTTCTCTTTTGTAAACTGGTCTTTTGTGtga